The Parcubacteria group bacterium ADurb.Bin159 genomic interval TTTTTTCGCAATTCTGAAACCACCTCTTCCCCCCTTGCTTGTCTTAAAGCATTGTGACGAGACATTGCTCTCCCTGCTCCATGGCAAACGGAGAAAAAACTTTCTTCTGATTTATCAGTTCCAGTTAAAACATACGAAGAAGTGCCCATTGAGCCGGGAATCAAAACTGGCTGACCGATATTTTTATATTTTTCTGAAATTTCTAAAGAGCCTGGAGGAAAAGCCCGGGTCGCTCCTTTGCGATGAACAATTAATTTTATTTTTTCTCCATCAATTTTATGCTCTTCAATTTTGGCGATATTATGACTTACATCATAAAGTAAACTTAATTTCGCTTTTTCTCCTAAAACTTTTCGCCAAGCTTTTCTAAGATAAAAAGTTATCATTTGCCGATTAGCCCAAGCATAATTGCAAGCCGCTGACATTGCTTTAAAAAATTTTTGTCCTTCAGGAGAATCAAAAGGCAGACAGCATAATTCTCTATCCGGCAATTTTATGCCATATTTAGAATAAAGCGGCATAAACATTCTTAAATAATCAGTGCAGTTCTGATGTCCTAATCCACGAGAACCAGTATGAATCATAATAACTATCTGATTTTGGAATAAACCAAAAATTTCGGCTATTTTTGAATCAAAAATTTCTGCTACTTTTTGTATTTCACAAAAATGATTACCGCTGCCCAAAGTTCCCACTTGGTCTTCACCTCTTTTTTTGGCTTGAAAAGAGACACAAGAAGCATCCGCTTGGGGCATCTTACCTTTTTCTTCGCAATTCTCCACATCTTCTTTTTCTCCGTATCCTTTTTCTACTAAATAAGGCACGCCTCCTTCTAAAATTTTATTAATTTGTTCAATACTTAATTTTATTTTTCTTCCTTTTCCTAAACCAGAAGGGATTTCTCTTTGAATTTCATTGGCTAATTTTTCTAAATAAGGAGCAATTTCTTTTTCTTGGTAATCTGATTTTAATAATCTCACGCCGCAATTTTCATCGTATCCGGTAAAACCAGGGGAAATAACTCCCTTAGGATAATTAGTTGCCCCTACTCCTCCAATTGGCGAACCATATCCTGAATGAATATCAGGCATAGCCACCACATATTTTGTAATCCCAGGTAAAGTAGCGGTATTAACTAATTGCTCCAATGACATATCTTCTAAAACTTGTCCTAACATTGCTTCCGAAGCATAAATTCTCGCTGGGACATTCATATCACCACGAAACGATTTTGGAATTTCATAAAGATAATCATTTATTTTGTTTAAATCTTTCCT includes:
- the rtcB gene encoding RNA-splicing ligase RtcB; its protein translation is MLSRKDLNKINDYLYEIPKSFRGDMNVPARIYASEAMLGQVLEDMSLEQLVNTATLPGITKYVVAMPDIHSGYGSPIGGVGATNYPKGVISPGFTGYDENCGVRLLKSDYQEKEIAPYLEKLANEIQREIPSGLGKGRKIKLSIEQINKILEGGVPYLVEKGYGEKEDVENCEEKGKMPQADASCVSFQAKKRGEDQVGTLGSGNHFCEIQKVAEIFDSKIAEIFGLFQNQIVIMIHTGSRGLGHQNCTDYLRMFMPLYSKYGIKLPDRELCCLPFDSPEGQKFFKAMSAACNYAWANRQMITFYLRKAWRKVLGEKAKLSLLYDVSHNIAKIEEHKIDGEKIKLIVHRKGATRAFPPGSLEISEKYKNIGQPVLIPGSMGTSSYVLTGTDKSEESFFSVCHGAGRAMSRHNALRQARGEEVVSELRKKGIMVKCHSMKGIVEEAPFAYKDINQVVEIVEKAGLAKKIARLLPLAVIKGE